A single region of the Nicotiana sylvestris chromosome 6, ASM39365v2, whole genome shotgun sequence genome encodes:
- the LOC138870840 gene encoding uncharacterized protein, with translation MVARPNFEVGQSTYRPLGFNGQYYDWSKTCMHDFIMVEDSELWDIICDGPHVLMKKLGETRKMVPKNRKEYSDIDKKAVEKNFRAKKILEIWEALQTAHEGTTQIKQSKIDMLTTEYELVRLKDDESIQDMHTRFTSIINELHSLREVIPRNKLVRKVLSVLRGSWESKVNVITEAKDLQTLTMDELIGNLKTYEMKRQRDNERREPKKEKNLMLKAKNNYSSEEDSDMAYLIKRFQKMVRRNGGIPKRGSTSKPRIYDLCHNCGKPGRKSAADNIVKQALTTWGDSSSESEGELYAENSSMMAVENEAKEYDSLLDNDKEALTIELEMLNNREMISLSKEKNALEEKIADVEQARDDFLVVITDLEETIKGLKSEHRHVSIEKGKGVASETHIKLEKELNDMRTSICGELEKNRQLQAELKKVKIDLEKSFKCTWSSDAVTAVYFNTSGNRVLSIQKNKVFAEKGTVRRSKLQWIKDSGCSKHMTGNTMDFLSLKALQGGNVKKSLSHSIENVYYVDGLKYSLLSVSQICDKGNKVEFLSKVCTVANLVTGEVVLVAKRYKNIYVANFEYLQAGDMRCLKSVDDDAELWHRRSGHASFSLLNKLIQRDLVRGLSNSRFTWTLFLRTKDETFEVFVAFVKKIQVKIELKADMMSQMKETGEYNATSSSTSQEELGTSITTTKAEERVGDAVQGTSQVAEQGMQGNPLQCKRNYINLKETRNKARLAVQGYNQEEGIL, from the exons atggTTGCTCGACCTAACTTTGAGGTaggacaatcaacctatagacctcTTGGATTCAATGGTCAGTATTACGACTGGTCGAAGACTTGTATGCATGATTTCATAATGGTAGAAGATTCAGAACTGtgggacatcatttgtgatggtccacatgttctTATGAAGAAGCTTGGAGAAACTAGAAAAATGGTGccgaaaaatagaaaagaatacAGTGATATTGACAAAAAAGCTGTAGAAAAGAactttcgtgccaagaaaatcttg GAAATATGGGAAGCATTGCAAACGGCACATGAAGGAACTACTCAGATTAAACagtccaagattgacatgctcaccacCGAGTATGAACTCGTCAGGTTAaaggatgatgagtctatacaagatatgcacactagattcacgtctatcataaatgagcttcattcacttAGAGAAgttattcccagaaacaagcttgtaaggaaagtTCTCAGTGTTCTACGTGGCTCTTGGGAGAGTAAGGTGAATGTTATCACCGAAgctaaagatttacaaactctaaccatggatgagctgattggaaatctaaagacatacgagatgaaaagacAGAGAGacaatgaaagaagagagccAAAGAAAGAGAAGAACCTGATGCTCAAGGCTAAAAACAATTACTCAAGTGAAGAAGATAGTGATATGGCCTATCTCATcaaaagatttcaaaagatggttcgaagaaatggtggtataccTAAGAGAGGTAGTACAAGCAAACCAAGAATCTATGATCTCTGTCACAACTGCGGAaagccagg CCGAAAAAGTGCAGCTGATAATATTGTGAAGCAAGCTCTTACTACATGGGGAGACTCGTCCAGTGAATCAGAAGGGGAACTATATGCAGAAaacagttccatgatggcagtggaaaatGAAGCAAAGGAATATGATTCACT TCTTGATAATGATAAGGAAGCCCTGACCATAGAGCTGGAGATGCTAAACAATCGAGAGATGATCAG cctaagcAAAGAAAAAAATGCCCTAGAAGAGAAAATTGCTGATGTTGAGCAAGCAAGAGATGACTTTTTGGTGGTTATCACagatctagaggaaaccattAAGGGACTCAAATCTGAACATAGGCATGTAAGTATTGAAAAAGGGAAGGGAGTAGCTAGTGAGACACATATCAAACTTGAAAAAGAATTAAATGATATGAGAACTAGTATATGTGGTGAACTCGAGAAAAATAGGCAGCTTCAAGCTGAATTGAAGAAAGtaaaaattgatcttgagaaatctttCAAGTGtacctggtcctcagatgctgtCACTGCCGTGTACTTCAACACTAGTGGAAACAG GGTTCTATCTATACAGAAAAATAAAGTGTTTGCTGAAAAA ggaacagtgagaaGAAGCAAACTGCAATGGATTAAGGACAGTggatgctcaaagcacatgactggaaaTACCATGGATTTTCTCTCACTGAAGGCCCTACAGGGAGGGAAT GTTAAAAAGTCTCTTTCACACTCAATTGAGAACGTGTACTATGTGGATGGCCtgaagtacagtctcttgagtgtctctcaaatttgtgataaagggaacaaagtagagttcttGTCTAAAGTGTGCACAGTTGCTAATCTGGTAACTGGCGAAGTGGTCCTAGTAGctaaaagatacaagaacatctatgttgctaaCTTTGAATATCTACAAGCTGGTGATATGAGATGCTTGAAGTCAGTTGATGATGACGCGGAACTTTGGCATAGAAGATCGGGGCATGCAAGCTTCTCACTTCTGAATAAATTGATTCAGAgggacctggttcgtggtctgTCAAATTCAAGATTCACCTGGACACTGTTTCTTAGAACAAAGGATGAGACTTTCGAGGTATTTGTGGCCTTTGTCAAGAAGATCCAAGTGAAGATAGAATTGAAg GCTGATATGATGAGTCAGATGAAGGAGACAGGTGAATACAATGCAACATCCTCTTCCACTTCTCAAGAGGAACTTGGTACTTCAATTACTACCactaaagctgaagaaagagttggAGATGCAGTGCAAGGCACTTCACAAGTAGCAGAACAAGGAATGCAGGGAAATCCATTGCAATGCAAGAGGAACtacatcaatttgaaagaaacaag GAACAAAGCAAGACTTGCTGTCCAAGgatacaatcaggaggaagggatatTATGA
- the LOC138870841 gene encoding uncharacterized protein produces the protein MDDEDTEKTAFITPWGVYCYKMMPFSLKNAGATYMRGMITIFHDMIHKEIEVYVDDVIIKSKRDADHIAHLRKFFDKLRRMDPLKYIFQKPMPTGKLAKWQILLSEFEFVYITQKAVKGQALADHLVENPVGGEYEPLKTYFPDEEVSFVGEDITEAYDGWKMFYDGAANFKGMGIGEILVSETGTRRVGHQEFQDIAISLPCAIIEKEVYKDRIPTCAQNSERPSYCAHVEEEVDGKPWFHDVKEYLSKGEYPEHANHTHKCTLLRLSNHFFHSGENLYRRTPDLGLLRCVDAKEASKLLEIVHAGTCGPYMNGFILDKKILRAGYFWMTMETDCIQYVHKCFQCQVHADMIEVPPNELNATSSPWPFAAWGMDVIGLIEPTASNGHRFILVTQQATAIPTGAIPLQLSKPYQT, from the exons atggatgatgAAGATAcagagaagacagcttttattacaccatggggtgtatactgttacaaaatgatgccattcagtttgaagaatgctggggccacttataTGAGAGGCATGataaccatattccatgatatgatacataaagaaatagaggtgtatgtggacgatgtcattatcaaatccaagagggacgcagatcacatagcacacttgagaaagttctttgacaaactaaggag gatggatcctttgaaatatatatttcaaaaacCCATGCCAACTGGGAAGTTAGCTAAGTGGCAGATACTATTGAGTGAGTTCGAATTCGTCTACATAACTCAAaaagcggtcaaaggacaagcattggcagatcatcttgttgaaaatccggtgggaggagaatacgaacctttgaaaacatattttcctgatgaagaagtgtcgttcgtaggggaagacattactgaagcatatgatggttggaAGATGTTCTACgacggagccgcaaatttcaaaggaatgGGCATTGGGGaaattttggtatcagaaacag gtacaaggagagtgggccaccaagaattccaagatattgccatatctttACCATGTGCAataattgagaaagaggtttacaaagatagaattccgacatgtgcccagaattcagaacga ccatcatattgtgctcatgttgaggaagaagtagatggaaagccttggttccatgacgtcaaagaatacttatcaaaaggagaatacccagagcatgcaaatcacacccATAAATGCACACTCTTGAGATTGTCAAACcacttcttccacagtggagaaaacttgtacagaagaactcctgatttgggtttactaaggtgtgtcgacgcaaaggaagcttctaagctacttgagatTGTGCATGCTGGGACATGTGGTCCATATATGAATGGTTTCATCTTGGATAAGAAGATACTgagggcaggttacttttggatgaccatggagacggattgcattcagtatgtccacaaatgctttcaatgtcaagtgcatgccgacatgatagaagtgccgccaaatgagctcaatgcaacaagctctccTTGGCCATtcgctgcttggggaatggatgttattggtctgattgagcctactgcttcaaacggacacaggtttatactg